A genomic stretch from Solanum stenotomum isolate F172 chromosome 8, ASM1918654v1, whole genome shotgun sequence includes:
- the LOC125872745 gene encoding pentatricopeptide repeat-containing protein At5g59600, whose amino-acid sequence MREMVIGTKATDIYTKLLETYAQNGVLQLGKALHAHLIINGLAQRTHFASKLIAFYAECKQLSHARKLFDKIPKSDTRRWIVLIGAYARRGFYEEAMGVFYEMQRGGKKPNKFVLPSVLKACGRFNDFRTGEILHGVILKNKFEFDSYVVSALVDMYSKCGRVEKAKRVFNGTVDKDLVALNALVSGCIQQGIVKEAFDLVEEMKVQGMKPNVVTYNTLIAGFSQEDDPSMVCKVVELMHDDGLELDVVSWTSIVSGLVQNFHNKEAFDTFKRMLDDGICPRSATISSILPACATVVDLIRGKEIHGYAVVMGIEKDVYVKSALIDMYAKCGFISEAKHLFSKMCERNTVTWNSMIFGYANHGYCSEAIELFNQMLREEERKPDHLTFTAALTACSHAGLVQYGESLFKLMQEKYTIKPRLEHFACMVDLLGRAGKLDEAYDLIQTMSIEPDLFVWGALLGACRQHGNMDLAAVAAEKLAKLEPESAGSSVLLSSLYADANKWVNVAKVKRVIKKKKLKKVPGCSWVEVA is encoded by the coding sequence ATGAGAGAAATGGTGATTGGCACCAAAGCAACAGACATATACACAAAACTTCTCGAAACCTATGCTCAAAATGGCGTTTTGCAATTAGGCAAAGCATTACATGCACACTTAATCATCAATGGATTGGCTCAAAGAACTCATTTTGCTTCAAAGCTTATTGCTTTTTATGCAGAATGTAAACAGTTATCCCATGCACGTAAACTGTTCGATAAAATTCCCAAATCAGATACTCGTCGTTGGATCGTTCTCATTGGGGCGTATGCTCGTCGTGGGTTTTACGAGGAAGCAATGGGTGTTTTTTATGAAATGCAAAGGGGTGGAAAGAAGCCAAATAAGTTTGTTCTTCCTAGTGTACTTAAAGCTTGTGGACGCTTCAATGATTTTCGAACAGGGGAGATATTGCACGGTGTGATTCTGAAGAATAAGTTTGAATTTGATTCGTATGTGGTGAGTGCATTGGTAGATATGTATTCAAAGTGTGGTAGAGTTGAGAAGGCGAAAAGGGTGTTTAATGGTACGGTGGATAAAGATTTGGTCGCGTTGAATGCTTTGGTTTCGGGTTGTATACAACAGGGGATTGTTAAAGAAGCATTTGATTTGGTTGAGGAAATGAAAGTTCAAGGTATGAAGCCTAATGTGGTGACATACAATACTCTGATTGCAGGGTTTTCGCAAGAAGATGATCCAAGTATGGTTTGTAAAGTTGTTGAATTGATGCATGATGATGGCCTTGAGCTAGATGTTGTTTCTTGGACTAGTATTGTTTCCGGGCTCGTGCAGAATTTTCATAACAAGGAAGCTTTTGATACGTTTAAGCGAATGTTGGATGATGGGATATGTCCACGTTCAGCTACGATTAGTAGCATATTGCCTGCTTGTGCAACTGTGGTAGATTTGATTCGTGGGAAGGAGATACATGGTTACGCAGTAGTGATGGGGATCGAGAAGGATGTATATGTAAAAAGTGCCCTCATAGACATGTATGCAAAATGTGGATTTATATCTGAAGCAAAGCACTTGTTTTCTAAGATGTGTGAAAGAAATACAGTAACTTGGAACTCGATGATTTTTGGCTACGCGAATCATGGGTATTGCAGCGAAGCAATTGAATTATTCAATCAAATGTtgagagaggaagagaggaaACCAGATCACTTGACTTTCACAGCAGCTCTCACTGCTTGTAGTCATGCTGGACTTGTGCAGTATGGAGAAAGTTTGTTCAAACTGATGCAGGAAAAGTACACGATAAAGCCAAGATTGGAGCATTTCGCGTGTATGGTGGATCTTTTAGGGAGAGCAGGGAAACTCGATGAGGCTTACGATTTGATTCAGACCATGTCAATTGAACCTGATTTATTTGTTTGGGGAGCATTATTAGGGGCATGCAGGCAGCACGGAAATATGGATTTAGCAGCGGTTGCAGCTGAGAAATTGGCTAAACTTGAACCTGAGAGTGCTGGAAGTAGTGTGTTGCTATCAAGTTTATATGCTGATGCAAATAAGTGGGTAAACGTTGCTAAGGTAAAAAGGGTGATCAAAAAGAAGAAACTGAAAAAAGTTCCTGGCTGCAGTTGGGTAGAAGTTGCATAA
- the LOC125872744 gene encoding pentatricopeptide repeat-containing protein At4g13650-like yields MILRTSANHLCYNIGRRANILSNQIFYHSFKEKYNESNNINLDFLHQNGLLHDQFSLNQIISTCAKMGSLSLGIQTHCQIIKMGFDSNVFINTALLDLYGKCGYVKEAEQLFDEMPERNVVSWNALISGYLDTHYPENAIVLFLEMLREGIRPTPSSVSAVLVGCAQLEACEIGAQFHGLSWKVGFALNLVVGTVLIDMYLKCFDLETSRRVFDQMTERNVITWTSMITGYAQNRCPFQAVILFREMLRLGIRANCVTYTSLLSSFSCSDYLVHCEQVHSHVIHQCCKTNHYLVVSLLSAYSGCSCSLEDFRKLCSNIVKWDEISWNAVISGFSNLGVGGEAFSCFSRMRWAGFTVDHYTFASILKGIGSISGLEEGMLIHCLALKTGYASEVIIQNGLLSMYTKCGRLEDAEKIFSSMEERDLISWNSLLTGCAHHGYGRDVIVMFEEMRRCGIKPDLTTFLIVLSACRHAGLLDEGLKYFDLMKNDNSLPPPKLEHYACIVDLYARAGHLREAEDFINNMPIEPGPSVYKSLLNACQLHGNKGLAVISAKKLVELCPNDPATYVLLANVLALEGNWKDAEGQRKLMLDRGLSKKPGYSWL; encoded by the coding sequence ATGATTCTAAGAACATCTGCAAATCACCTATGCTACAACATAGGAAGACGAGCAAATATATTATCCAACCAAATCTTTTATCATagtttcaaagaaaaatataatgaatCAAATAACATTAATTTAGACTTCTTACATCAAAATGGTCTTCTACATGACCAATTTAGCCTCAATCAAATCATCTCCACTTGTGCAAAAATGGGTTCTCTTTCACTTGGAATTCAAACCCATTGCCAGATTATTAAAATGGGGTTTGATTCAAATGTATTTATCAACACTGCTCTTCTTGATTTGTATGGAAAATGTGGTTATGTTAAAGAAGCAGAACAACTGTTTGATGAAATGCCTGAAAGAAATGTAGTGTCATGGAATGCTTTGATTTCTGGTTATTTGGACACCCATTACCCTGAAAATGCGATTGTGTTGTTTCTTGAAATGTTGAGAGAGGGTATTAGACCGACCCCGTCGAGTGTTTCGGCTGTGTTGGTTGGTTGTGCTCAGTTAGAAGCATGTGAAATTGGGGCTCAGTTTCATGGTTTGAGCTGGAAAGTTGGTTTTGCTTTGAATCTTGTTGTAGGGACTGTTTTGATTGATATGTATTTGAAGTGTTTTGATCTTGAGACTTCGAGGAGAGTTTTCGATCAAATGACTGAAAGGAATGTTATTACTTGGACATCAATGATTACTGGTTATGCGCAAAACCGGTGTCCTTTTCAAGCTGTGATTTTGTTCAGGGAAATGTTGAGGTTGGGAATTAGAGCTAATTGTGTTACGTATACGAGTTTGTTAAGCTCGTTTTCTTGTTCAGATTACTTGGTTCATTGTGAGCAGGTACACAGTCATGTAATACATCAATGTTGTAAGACTAACCATTACTTGGTGGTATCGTTGCTATCTGCTTACTCAGGTTGTAGCTGTAGCTTAGAGGATTTCCGTAAGTTGTGTTCTAACATTGTGAAATGGGATGAGATCTCCTGGAATGCAGTTATTTCCGGTTTCTCTAATTTAGGAGTCGGTGGAGAAGCGTTCTCCTGCTTCTCAAGAATGAGGTGGGCTGGTTTTACTGTTGATCATTACACTTTTGCGAGCATTTTGAAAGGAATAGGGAGCATTTCAGGCCTGGAGGAAGGAATGCTGATCCATTGTCTAGCTCTGAAAACAGGATATGCTTCTGAAGTTATCATACAAAATGGGCTTCTTTCCATGTATACAAAATGTGGCAGACTTGAAGATGCTGAGAAAATATTCTCATCAATGGAGGAACGAGACCTCATATCGTGGAACTCACTTCTTACAGGGTGTGCACATCATGGTTATGGTAGGGATGTGATTGTAATGTTTGAAGAAATGAGGAGATGTGGTATTAAACCAGATCTAACCACATTCCTTATTGTTCTTTCGGCATGTAGACATGCTGGCCTGCTCGACGAAGGGCTTAAATATTTTGATCTGATGAAGAATGACAATTCTCTACCACCACCAAAGCTAGAGCATTATGCTTGCATAGTCGACCTGTATGCCCGTGCTGGTCATCTACGTGAAGCAGAGGACTTCATCAACAATATGCCAATAGAACCAGGACCTTCGGTTTATAAAAGTCTACTGAATGCTTGCCAACTACACGGTAATAAGGGACTTGCTGTGATTTCTGCCAAGAAGCTTGTTGAACTTTGTCCCAACGATCCTGCAACGTACGTATTGCTAGCAAATGTGTTAGCATTGGAAGGGAATTGGAAGGACGCAGAGGGACAGCGCAAGCTTATGTTGGATAGAGGATTGAGTAAGAAACCTGGTTATAGCTGGCTATAA
- the LOC125872743 gene encoding pumilio homolog 2-like, which translates to MVSELGRRPMMGNNENSFGDEFETEIGMLLRDQRRQEADDREKELNMYRSGSAPPTVEGSLNAVGGLFNNSGFMSEEELRSDPAYLSYYYSNVNLNPRLPPPLLSKEDWRFSQRLQGGSSAIGDRRKVNKNDNGNGGRSPFPMPPGFNSKKAESENETDKLQGSVEWGGDGLIGLPGLGLGSKKKSIAEMFQDDFSRVSPAPGHPSRPASRNAFDGSGDTIGSAETELSHLRHEVSSSKPIRSASSTQIPSAAQHDEVPTSYSYAAALGASLSRSTTPDPQHIARAPSPSLTPIGGGRVVNSEKRSVSSPNPFNGVSSHRTESAELVAALSGMNISNGGQNNMKQHDFLKQSESPQFNMASTAQSAKVPYSVAVTGSGSSYLKGSPTSGLNGGGGVLSQYPHLDSPNSSFSNYGLSGHPLSPMSGHLGNYNLPPLFGNAAAASAMAVPGLDSRMLGGSNLSAATSEQTLSRMGNQMGGNALPASYVDPMYLQYLSAEYAAQVAALNDPSLDRNYMGNSYVDLLQKAYLSNVLPQKSQYGVPLNSKTSSSGHHGYYGNPAFGVGLSYPGSPLASPVSPVGPGSPMRHSDYNMRFPGRMRNIAGGVMGPYHLDNMENSVASSLLEEFKSNKAKCFELSEIAGHVVEFSADQYGSRFIQQKLETATTEEKNMVFQEIFPQALTLMTDVFGNYVIQKFFEHGMASQRRELASILFGHVLTLSLQMYGCRVIQKAIEVVDVDQKIKMVEELDGHVMRCVRDQNGNHVIQKCIECVPEVHIQFIVSTFFGQVITLSTHPYGCRVIQRVLEHCGDPETQSKVMEEILGSVSMLAQDQYGNYVVQHVLEHGKPDERSTIIKELAGKIVQMSQQKFASNVVEKCLTFCNSSERQLLVNEMLGTTDENEPLQAMMKDQFANYVVQKVLETCSDQQRELIMSRIKVHLNALKKYTYGKHIVARVEKLVAAGERRIAAQSLSTA; encoded by the exons ATGGTATCTGAATTAGGTAGGAGACCAATGATGGGAAACAATGAAAATTCGTTTGGAGATGAGTTTGAGACAGAGATTGGGATGTTACTTCGTGACCAGCGACGACAAGAAGCTGATGATCGTGAAAAGGAGCTGAATATGTATAGAAGTGGGTCAGCTCCACCTACTGTTGAGGGTTCATTGAATGCAGTGGGTGGATTGTTCAATAATAGTGGTTTCATGTCTGAGGAGGAGCTAAGGTCTGATCCTGCTTACTTATCTTACTATTACTCGAATGTAAATCTTAATCCTAGGTTGCCTCCACCACTGTTGTCCAAAGAAGATTGGCGTTTTTCACAGAGGTTGCAAGGAGGGAGCTCTGCTATTGGTGATAGGAGGAAGGTAAACAAGAATGATAATGGTAATGGTGGGAGGTCACCTTTTCCGATGCCTCCGGGATTTAACTCGAAAAAAGCAGAGAGCGAGAATGAGACGGATAAATTGCAGGGTTCAGTGGAATGGGGTGGTGATGGGCTGATTGGTTTGCCAGGACTAGGATTAGGTAGTAAGAAGAAGAGCATTGCTGAAATGTTCCAG GATGACTTTAGCCGCGTGTCTCCTGCTCCTGGTCACCCTTCACGTCCAGCTAGCCGAAATGCTTTTGACGGAAGTGGTGATACAATAGGTTCAGCAGAAACTGAGCTTTCTCATCTTCGTCATGAGGTTTCTTCTTCAAAGCCAATAAGGTCTGCATCAAGCACACAAATCCCATCTGCTGCTCAACATGATGAGGTTCCTACTTCCTATTCATATGCTGCTGCTTTGGGGGCTTCCTTATCAAGAAGTACCACTCCTGATCCCCAACACATTGCGAGAGCTCCTAGCCCTTCCCTCACACCTATTGGTGGAGGCAGGGTAGTCAATTCAGAGAAGAGAAGTGTTAGTAGTCCAAATCCGTTTAATGGTGTGTCGTCTCACAGAACCGAGTCTGCAGAGCTTGTTGCTGCTTTATCTGGCATGAATATATCTAATG GTGGGCAGAATAATATGAAGCAGCATGATTTCTTGAAACAATCCGAATCCCCCCAGTTTAATATGGCTTCTACTGCTCAGTCTGCGAAAGTACCATATTCTGTTGCTGTTACTGGCTCCGGTAGTTCATACCTCAAAGGATCCCCAACGTCGGGATTGAATGGTGGAGGTGGCGTACTGTCTCAGTATCCCCATTTGGATAGTCCAAATTCATCCTTTTCTAATTATGGATTAAGTGGTCACCCTCTCAGTCCAATGTCAGGCCATCTTGGCAACTATAATTTGCCACCTTTATTTGGAAATGCTGCTGCAGCATCAGCGATGGCTGTACCTGGATTGGACTCTCGAATGTTGGGGGGATCTAATTTAAGCGCTGCAACCTCAGAGCAGACTCTCAGCAGAATGGGAAATCAAATGGGAGGAAATGCTCTGCCAGCATCATACGTGGATCCTATGTATCTTCAGTACTTGTCAGCTGAATATGCTGCGCAGGTTGCTGCTCTTAATGATCCTTCCTTGGACAGGAACTATATGGGTAATTCATATGTGGACTTGCTTCAGAAAGCTTATCTCAGTAATGTGCTACCTCAGAAATCTCAATATGGGGTTCCATTGAATAGCAAAACTAGCAGTTCAGGTCATCATGGCTATTATGGAAATCCTGCATTTGGAGTTGGTTTATCATATCCTGGGAGTCCTTTAGCAAGTCCAGTCTCTCCAGTAGGACCTGGTAGTCCTATGAGGCATAGTGATTATAATATGAGATTTCCTGGTAGAATGAGAAACATAGCTGGAGGTGTCATGGGACCATATCACTTGGATAACATGGAGAACAGTGTCGCGTCCTCCCTACTGGAAGAGTTCAAAAGCAACAAGGCCAAGTGTTTTGAACTTTCAGAAATTGCAGGTCATGTTGTTGAGTTCAG TGCTGACCAGTATGGGAGCCGATTCATTCAGCAAAAACTTGAAACTGCAACCACTGAGGAGAAAAACATGGTTTTCCAGGAAATTTTTCCCCAAGCTCTTACTTTGATGACTGATGTCTTTGGGAATTACGTAATCCAGAAG TTTTTTGAACATGGAATGGCATCTCAGAGGAGAGAATTGGCTAGCATACTCTTTGGGCATGTTCTAACACTGAGCCTTCAAATGTATGGTTGTCGCGTGATACAAAAG GCAATAGAAGTAGTTGACGTGGACCAGAAGATTAAAATGGTTGAGGAGCTTGATGGTCATGTTATGCGCTGTGTACGAGATCAGAATGGGAATCATGTCATTCAGAAATGTATTGAATGTGTACCAGAAGTTCATATCCAATTTATCGTCTCAACATTTTTTGGACAAGTTATTACTCTCTCTACCCATCCATATGGCTGTCGAGTAATACAG AGAGTATTGGAACACTGTGGCGATCCAGAAACTCAAAGTAAAGTGATGGAAGAAATCCTTGGATCTGTAAGCATGTTGGCACAAGATCAATATGGCAATTATGTTGTTCAG CATGTATTGGAGCACGGGAAGCCGGATGAGCGCTCTACTATAATTAAGGAACTGGCTGGGAAGATCGTGCAAATGAGCCAGCAGAAGTTTGCCTCTAACGTTGTTGAGAAGTGTTTAACTTTCTGTAATTCCAGTGAACGACAGCTATTGGTGAATGAGATGCTTGGCACAACTGATGAAAATGAGCCTCTTCAG GCTATGATGAAAGATCAGTTTGCAAATTATGTAGTACAGAAAGTTCTGGAAACTTGTAGTGACCAGCAACGCGAGCTGATCATGTCGAGAATAAAAGTTCACTTGAATGCTCTGAAGAAATACACTTACGGAAAGCATATTGTTGCCCGTGTTGAAAAGCTAGTTGCTGCTGGGG AAAGGAGGATTGCTGCGCAGTCCCTAAGTACTGCTTAG
- the LOC125873937 gene encoding uncharacterized protein LOC125873937: MSFKGHDITQDDTPTNISHLVFGITSSSRTWKNRISYVESWWKPNITRGFVFLESFPKDHQLLPWPYSSCPPFKVSEDTSRYKIYDKHPIQQTIRMARVVEETFKMENKSARWYIMADDDTIFFIDNLVEVLSKYDHRKYFYVGMNSETHASNVAHSFNMAFGGGGYAFSYALVEAMVENLDSCIKKYQTYYGGDHILQSCVADLGVSLTQEKGFHQIDLHGDISGFLSAHPQSPLISLHHLDYVDPIFPFMNHSQSLNHLMKVAKNGQFQSRLSQQSICYHKPKNWTFSISWGYSIQIYESIFPPSFIQIPLQTFIPWSKLYKPFFVFNTRLPNNNPCDAPHVLFFESIKNMRSRSYYLVTNYTRRYSRKLPPCLSNGNHSANHISEIHVLSPMKKLDWEGSRRECCDVVYKAEMNVTEIKLRDCMLDEIIP; encoded by the exons ATGAGTTTCAAAGGTCATGACATTACACAAGATGATACTCCTACCAATATTAGCCATCTAGTATTCGGAATAACAAGCTCATCTAGAACATGGAAGAACAGAATATCCTACGTTGAATCCTGGTGGAAACCAAACATAACACGTGGATTCGTGTTCCTCGAGAGCTTCCCAAAAGATCATCAATTGCTTCCATGGCCTTACTCTTCTTGTCCTCCTTTCAAGGTCTCAGAAGACACCTCGAGATACAAAATATACGATAAGCATCCAATTCAACAAACCATACGAATGGCTCGCGTTGTGGAAGAGACATTTAAGATGGAGAACAAGAGTGCTAGATGGTACATTATGGCTGATGAtgacacaatttttttcatagatAATTTGGTTGAGGTTTTGTCAAAGTATGATCAtaggaaatatttttatgttggGATGAATTCAGAAACACATGCATCAAATGTTGCACATTCATTTAATATGGCATTTGGTGGTGGTGGTTATGCTTTTAGTTATGCACTTGTTGAGGCAATGGTTGAAAATTTGGATAGTTGTATCAAAAAGTATCAAACTTATTATGGAGGTGACCATATTTTGCAGTCATGTGTGGCTGATTTAGGTGTTTCTCTCACTCAAGAAAAGGGCTTCCATCAG ATAGACCTACATGGAGACATATCTGGATTTCTCTCAGCACATCCACAATCTCCTTTAATTTCCCTTCACCATCTTGATTATGTAGACCCAATATTTCCCTTCATGAATCATTCACAATCACTTAACCATTTAATGAAAGTTGCAAAAAATGGACAATTTCAATCAAGACTCTCACAACAAAGCATTTGTTATCACAAGCCCAAAAATTGGACATTTTCAATATCATGGGGTTACTCTATTCAAATTTATGAGTCCATTTTTCCACCAAGTTTTATACAAATACCTTTACAAACTTTTATTCCATGGAGCAAATTGTATAAacctttctttgtttttaacACTAGGTTGCCTAATAATAATCCTTGTGACGCTCCACATGTTCTTTTCTTTGAGTCCATCAAGAATATGCGTAGTAGAAGTTATTATTTGGTTACAAATTATACTAGGAGATATTCAAGAAAATTGCCACCTTGTTTATCAAATGGCAATCACTCTGCAAATCATATATCAGAAATACATGTCCTTTCTCCCATGAAGAAGCTTGACTGG gAGGGTAGTAGGAGAGAGTGTTGTGATGTTGTTTACAAGGCAGAAATGAATGTTACAGAAATCAAACTTAGAGATTGCATGTTGGATGAAATAATTCcatga
- the LOC125872753 gene encoding transcription factor LUX, which translates to MGEEVTITDGDGFAGDDNRVVEWEDGLPSFDDLTPLSQVLIPPELASAFRITPEPVKTMTDVNRASESTFSSLRAGQLHLLSEKFNFNEGRNGDRNHENDEVDLTRDGSESRKTRRIDPEMVTEEADSALRNENCGDDNSAKTLKRPRLVWTPQLHKRFVDVVAHLGIKNAVPKTIMQLMNVEGLTRENVASHLQKYRLYLKRMQGLSNEGPSSSDHLFASTPVPQSLQQSGGNGHSGNGHSSNGHMPMPMPMPMMYPPQMVPMPMMGMSGHGFHHQYNMGQPRDWSGNKFGSYHHVAPGEK; encoded by the coding sequence ATGGGTGAAGAAGTGACAATTACGGATGGTGATGGTTTCGCCGGAGATGATAATCGTGTTGTCGAGTGGGAAGACGGACTTCCGAGTTTTGACGATCTGACGCCGTTATCTCAGGTTTTAATCCCGCCGGAGCTAGCGTCGGCGTTTAGAATTACGCCGGAGCCGGTGAAGACGATGACGGATGTGAATCGTGCTTCGGAGAGTACTTTTTCGTCTCTCCGTGCAGGACAGTTACATTTGTTGTCGGAGaagtttaattttaatgaaGGAAGGAATGGAGATAGAAATCATGAGAATGATGAGGTGGATCTGACAAGAGATGGATCCGAGTCGAGGAAGACACGGAGGATTGACCCGGAGATGGTTACTGAAGAGGCTGATTCGGCATTGAGGAATGAGAATTGTGGAGATGATAATTCAGCTAAGACGCTGAAGCGGCCGCGGTTAGTCTGGACGCCACAGCTGCATAAGCGATTTGTGGATGTTGTGGCGCATTTAGGGATTAAAAATGCTGTGCCGAAGACGATTATGCAGCTGATGAATGTGGAAGGACTAACAAGGGAAAATGTTGCTAGTCATTTACAGAAGTATAGGTTGTATTTGAAGAGAATGCAAGGGTTATCGAATGAGGGTCCTTCGTCGTCTGATCATTTGTTCGCTTCCACGCCTGTGCCACAGAGTTTGCAGCAGTCCGGTGGTAATGGACACAGTGGTAATGGTCATAGTAGTAATGGACATATGCCAATGCCTATGCCTATGCCAATGATGTATCCGCCGCAAATGGTGCCAATGCCTATGATGGGAATGTCAGGACATGGGTTTCATCATCAGTATAATATGGGGCAACCGCGGGACTGGTCTGGAAATAAATTTGGTTCTTATCATCATGTTGCTCCTGGTGAAAAATAG